A single window of Polaribacter sp. SA4-10 DNA harbors:
- the porQ gene encoding type IX secretion system protein PorQ produces the protein MKKNYWFIIFSLYSICNNAQVGGESIYQFLNLSTSARQIALGGEVLTLMDDVNQPIWNPATINQDIDNKISVNYASFLAGINVGSISFAKQLTRRFGTLHGSIKYLDYGTLVGADEQGNENGNFSANDIAISIGYSFNLPWKHFYLGTNMKFINSNISNYSSIGIATDIGIMYYNPYKTFSFTLVARNAGTQIKSFNGEVEKLPFKLALGASYQLEHVPLKWYLTLDNLQQWNVSVPNPSDETTDLEGNVTEERIGFIGNAFRHFVVGAELFPESAINLRLGYNFRRAAELKLQNVRTFSGISFGFGLKMNKLKLNYAYSKFHSAANVSTFSLQIDLDRRY, from the coding sequence ATGAAAAAAAATTATTGGTTTATTATATTTTCTCTCTACTCAATTTGTAATAATGCGCAAGTTGGTGGTGAAAGTATATATCAATTTTTAAATTTATCTACTTCTGCTAGACAAATTGCTCTAGGGGGTGAAGTATTAACGCTTATGGATGATGTAAATCAACCAATTTGGAATCCTGCTACTATTAATCAAGATATTGATAATAAAATATCTGTTAATTATGCTAGTTTTTTAGCAGGTATTAATGTGGGATCTATTTCTTTTGCAAAACAGCTTACAAGAAGATTTGGAACTTTACATGGGAGTATAAAATATTTAGATTATGGTACTCTAGTTGGTGCGGATGAGCAGGGAAATGAAAATGGTAATTTTAGTGCCAATGATATTGCGATTTCCATAGGATATTCTTTTAATCTTCCTTGGAAACACTTCTATTTAGGGACCAATATGAAGTTCATAAATTCAAATATTAGTAATTATTCCTCAATTGGTATTGCTACAGATATCGGAATTATGTATTACAATCCTTACAAAACATTTTCTTTTACTTTGGTAGCACGAAATGCTGGAACTCAAATAAAATCTTTTAATGGTGAAGTTGAAAAGCTGCCCTTTAAATTGGCATTGGGCGCATCATATCAATTAGAACATGTTCCTTTAAAATGGTATTTGACTTTAGATAATTTACAGCAATGGAATGTTTCTGTACCTAACCCTTCAGATGAAACTACAGATTTAGAAGGAAATGTTACAGAAGAACGTATTGGTTTTATAGGGAATGCATTCAGACATTTTGTTGTTGGAGCAGAATTATTTCCTGAAAGTGCTATTAATTTAAGGTTAGGTTATAATTTTAGAAGAGCCGCAGAATTAAAGTTACAAAATGTTAGAACTTTTAGTGGAATTTCTTTTGGTTTTGGTCTAAAAATGAATAAACTTAAATTGAATTATGCATATTCTAAATTTCATTCTGCAGCAAACGTGAGTACTTTTAGTTTACAAATAGATTTAGATAGAAGATATTAA
- the cmk gene encoding (d)CMP kinase, with product MKKKIIIAIDGFSSTGKSTIAKLLANTYNYIYVDTGAMYRAVTLFAMNNNLVGKDFLEKELLVSSLKNISLSFKINKKLGFAEMFLNNLNVEKEIRTLEVSQLVSKVSEISEIRKKLVAEQQLMGNKSGIVMDGRDIGTVVFPNAELKLFMTASADKRATRRYKELIDRGDNISFDDILFNVQERDRIDSTREDSPLVKADDAIEFDNSDMGIKEQFDRICALVERRIT from the coding sequence ATGAAAAAAAAAATTATTATTGCAATTGATGGGTTTTCATCAACAGGTAAAAGTACTATTGCTAAATTATTAGCTAATACATACAATTATATTTATGTAGATACTGGTGCTATGTATAGAGCTGTTACGTTATTTGCAATGAATAACAATCTTGTTGGTAAAGACTTTTTAGAAAAAGAATTGCTTGTTTCAAGTTTAAAAAACATTTCACTTTCGTTTAAAATTAATAAAAAATTGGGCTTTGCCGAAATGTTTTTGAATAACCTTAATGTTGAAAAAGAAATTAGAACTCTTGAAGTTTCTCAATTAGTAAGTAAAGTTTCTGAAATATCTGAAATCAGAAAAAAACTTGTTGCTGAACAACAATTAATGGGAAATAAAAGTGGAATTGTAATGGACGGAAGAGATATTGGAACTGTAGTTTTTCCTAACGCTGAACTTAAATTATTTATGACAGCTTCTGCCGATAAAAGAGCTACAAGAAGGTATAAAGAATTGATTGATAGAGGAGATAATATTAGTTTTGATGATATTCTTTTTAATGTTCAAGAACGAGATAGAATTGACTCTACAAGAGAAGATTCTCCTTTAGTTAAAGCTGATGATGCCATTGAGTTTGATAATTCTGATATGGGAATTAAAGAACAGTTTGATAGAATTTGTGCTTTAGTAGAAAGAAGAATAACTTAA
- a CDS encoding 7-carboxy-7-deazaguanine synthase QueE, which translates to MDNKTRNLVDKGIMLPLMEEFYTIQGEGAHTGTAAYFIRVGGCDVGCHWCDVKESWNADLHPPTLTETIVDNVKKYATTVVITGGEPLMWSMDYITNLLQENNIKTHIETSGAYSFSGKWDWFCLSPKKNKLPLDEVYREANELKMIIHNQSDFIFAEEQAAKVGEKCQLFLQPEWSKKEKMTAQIVGYVMENPKWKISLQTHKYLNIP; encoded by the coding sequence ATGGATAACAAGACAAGAAATTTAGTAGATAAAGGTATTATGCTTCCTTTAATGGAAGAGTTTTATACAATTCAAGGTGAAGGGGCTCACACAGGAACTGCTGCTTATTTTATTAGAGTTGGTGGTTGTGATGTTGGTTGTCACTGGTGCGACGTTAAAGAAAGTTGGAATGCAGATTTACATCCACCAACATTGACAGAAACTATTGTAGATAATGTAAAGAAATATGCTACAACTGTTGTTATTACTGGTGGAGAGCCTTTAATGTGGTCTATGGATTATATTACAAATTTACTTCAAGAAAATAATATAAAAACGCATATAGAAACTTCTGGAGCCTATTCCTTTTCAGGAAAATGGGATTGGTTTTGTCTTTCTCCAAAGAAAAATAAATTGCCTTTAGACGAAGTTTATAGAGAAGCAAATGAACTAAAAATGATTATTCATAATCAATCTGACTTTATTTTTGCAGAAGAGCAAGCTGCCAAAGTAGGTGAAAAATGTCAACTTTTTTTACAACCAGAATGGAGTAAAAAAGAGAAAATGACAGCCCAAATAGTTGGTTATGTAATGGAAAATCCAAAATGGAAAATATCACTTCAGACACATAAGTATTTAAATATACCTTAA
- the rpsA gene encoding 30S ribosomal protein S1, which translates to MSEETKNTEEQVVAAEVQETVVETVNPEQFLADFNWHRYEEGIDAVDETKLVEFEKALEGTVGFVNERDVIEGTIIRISDRDAIIDINSKSEGVISLNEFRYNPALAEGDKVEVLVDKREDSSGQLVLSHKKARVIKAWERVNNAHETGEVVNGFVKCRTRGGMIVDVFGIEAFLPGSQIDVKPIRDYDQYVEKTMEFKVVKINHEFKNVVVSHKALIEADIELQKKEIIGQLEKGQVLEGIVKNITSYGVFVDLGGVDGLVHITDLSWSRINHPNEVVELDQKLNVVILDFDDNKSRIQLGLKQLSAHPWEALNTDLKVGDKVTGEVVVLADYGAFVEVEQGVEGLIHVSEMSWSTHLRSAQDFVKVGDKVEAQILTLDREDRKMSLGIKQLHPDPWTDIITKYPVGSTHTGTVRNYTNFGVFVELEEGIDGLVYISDLSWTKKIKHPSDFVSVGDKLEVQVLELDVENRKLNLGHKQTQDNPWDEHETTFAIDSKHEGTIKEKNDKGAVVTFANGVEGFAPTRFLEKEDASKLDKGDTVEFVVLEFSKEYRRVVVSHTSIFRAEEKRNVKVATKKAAEAEKTTLGDIGGLADLKKKMEAGTKKK; encoded by the coding sequence ATGTCTGAAGAAACAAAAAACACTGAAGAGCAAGTAGTTGCTGCTGAAGTACAAGAAACAGTTGTAGAAACTGTAAATCCAGAACAATTTTTAGCTGATTTTAACTGGCACAGATACGAAGAAGGTATTGACGCTGTTGATGAAACTAAATTAGTAGAATTCGAAAAAGCGTTAGAAGGAACTGTAGGTTTTGTAAACGAACGTGATGTTATCGAAGGAACAATCATCAGAATTAGTGATAGAGATGCAATCATCGATATCAACTCTAAGTCTGAAGGAGTTATTTCTTTAAACGAATTTCGTTACAATCCAGCTTTAGCAGAAGGTGATAAAGTAGAAGTATTAGTAGACAAAAGAGAAGATTCTTCTGGTCAATTAGTATTATCTCACAAAAAAGCAAGAGTAATTAAAGCATGGGAACGTGTTAACAATGCTCATGAAACTGGTGAAGTAGTTAATGGTTTTGTTAAATGTAGAACTAGAGGTGGTATGATTGTAGATGTTTTCGGAATCGAAGCATTCTTACCAGGTTCTCAAATTGATGTTAAACCAATTAGAGATTACGATCAATATGTTGAGAAAACAATGGAATTCAAAGTTGTTAAAATCAACCACGAATTTAAAAACGTTGTTGTATCTCATAAAGCTCTTATTGAAGCTGATATTGAATTACAGAAAAAAGAAATTATTGGTCAATTAGAAAAAGGACAAGTATTAGAAGGTATTGTTAAAAATATTACTTCTTACGGTGTATTTGTTGATTTAGGTGGAGTTGATGGATTAGTTCATATCACAGATTTATCTTGGTCAAGAATTAATCATCCAAACGAAGTTGTAGAATTAGATCAAAAATTAAACGTTGTAATTTTAGACTTTGATGATAATAAATCTAGAATTCAATTAGGATTAAAACAATTATCTGCGCATCCTTGGGAAGCTTTAAATACTGATTTAAAAGTTGGTGATAAAGTAACTGGTGAAGTTGTTGTTTTAGCTGATTATGGAGCATTTGTAGAAGTTGAACAAGGAGTAGAAGGGTTAATTCACGTTTCTGAAATGTCTTGGTCTACGCATTTACGTTCTGCACAAGATTTCGTAAAAGTTGGAGATAAAGTTGAAGCTCAAATTTTAACTTTAGACAGAGAAGACAGAAAAATGTCTTTAGGTATTAAACAATTACATCCAGATCCTTGGACAGATATTATAACTAAATATCCTGTAGGTTCTACGCACACTGGTACTGTAAGAAATTACACAAACTTTGGTGTATTTGTAGAATTAGAAGAAGGAATTGATGGTTTAGTTTATATTTCTGATTTATCTTGGACTAAGAAAATTAAGCATCCTTCAGATTTTGTATCTGTTGGTGATAAATTAGAAGTTCAAGTTTTAGAATTAGATGTTGAGAACAGAAAGTTAAATTTAGGTCATAAACAAACTCAAGATAACCCTTGGGATGAGCATGAAACTACATTTGCAATCGATTCTAAGCATGAAGGAACGATTAAAGAGAAAAACGATAAAGGAGCAGTAGTAACTTTTGCTAATGGAGTAGAAGGATTTGCACCAACTCGTTTCTTAGAAAAAGAAGACGCTTCTAAATTAGATAAAGGAGATACAGTAGAATTTGTAGTTTTAGAATTTTCTAAAGAATACAGAAGAGTTGTAGTTTCTCATACTTCTATCTTTAGAGCAGAAGAAAAGAGAAATGTAAAAGTAGCTACTAAAAAAGCAGCTGAAGCAGAAAAAACTACTTTAGGTGATATTGGTGGTCTTGCAGATCTTAAAAAGAAAATGGAAGCTGGTACTAAGAAGAAATAA
- the glmM gene encoding phosphoglucosamine mutase codes for MTLIKSISGIRGTIGGNTGDNLTPIDAVKFASAYGAFILDRNKGKDNVTVVIGRDARISGKMISSLVANTLVGLGIHVVDLGLSTTPTVEVAVPLENAHGGIIITASHNPKQWNALKLLNEKGEFLNGAEGELILELAESEDFSFADVDDLGSYTKDATYLEKHVQAVLNLELVDVEAIKKANFKVVVDGVNSTGGIFIPALLKELNVACVELYCTPNGEFPHNPEPLKEHLTDISELVVKEKADLGIVVDPDVDRLALVSEDGSMFGEEYTLVACADYVLGKLGGGNTVSNLSSSRALRDVTQKHGGTYTASAVGEVNVVIKMKETNTVIGGEGNGGIIYPASHYGRDSLVGVALFLSHLANKKISCAALRASYPSYFMSKNKIQLTPEIDVDNILETMASKYKNEDVNTIDGVKIDFADEWIHLRKSNTEPIIRIYTEAKSQKAADDLAVRFIGEIKQIIK; via the coding sequence ATGACATTAATAAAATCAATATCAGGAATTAGAGGAACCATTGGAGGAAACACAGGTGATAACTTAACACCAATAGATGCTGTAAAGTTTGCTTCTGCTTATGGCGCTTTTATTCTAGATAGAAATAAAGGAAAGGATAATGTAACAGTTGTTATAGGTAGAGATGCTCGTATTTCTGGTAAAATGATAAGTAGTTTGGTTGCTAATACATTGGTTGGTTTAGGTATACATGTTGTTGATTTAGGCTTGTCTACAACACCAACAGTAGAAGTTGCTGTGCCTTTAGAAAATGCCCATGGAGGAATTATTATAACAGCTTCACACAATCCTAAACAATGGAATGCATTGAAGTTATTAAATGAAAAAGGAGAGTTTTTAAATGGAGCAGAAGGTGAGTTAATACTTGAATTAGCAGAAAGTGAAGATTTCTCTTTTGCAGATGTAGATGATTTAGGTTCTTATACAAAAGATGCTACTTATTTAGAAAAGCATGTTCAAGCAGTTTTAAATTTAGAATTAGTAGATGTTGAAGCAATTAAAAAAGCAAATTTTAAAGTTGTTGTAGATGGTGTAAATTCTACAGGAGGAATTTTTATTCCTGCTTTATTAAAAGAATTAAATGTAGCATGTGTAGAATTATATTGCACTCCAAATGGTGAGTTTCCTCATAATCCAGAACCTTTAAAAGAACACTTAACAGATATTTCTGAATTAGTTGTTAAAGAAAAAGCAGATTTAGGAATTGTAGTTGACCCAGATGTAGATAGACTTGCTTTAGTTTCTGAAGACGGTTCTATGTTTGGTGAAGAATATACTTTAGTTGCTTGTGCAGATTATGTTTTAGGAAAATTGGGTGGTGGAAATACAGTTTCAAACCTATCTTCTTCAAGGGCATTAAGAGATGTTACACAAAAACATGGTGGTACTTACACTGCAAGTGCAGTTGGTGAAGTAAATGTGGTGATTAAAATGAAAGAAACCAATACTGTAATTGGTGGAGAAGGAAATGGCGGAATTATATATCCAGCATCGCATTATGGTAGAGATTCTTTAGTTGGTGTCGCTTTATTTTTATCGCACTTAGCAAATAAAAAAATATCTTGTGCAGCATTAAGGGCTTCTTATCCAAGTTATTTTATGAGCAAAAATAAGATTCAATTAACTCCAGAAATAGATGTTGACAATATTTTAGAAACCATGGCTTCTAAATATAAAAATGAAGATGTGAATACTATTGATGGTGTAAAAATTGATTTTGCAGATGAATGGATTCACTTACGTAAATCAAATACAGAACCAATTATCAGAATTTATACAGAAGCAAAATCTCAAAAAGCAGCAGATGATTTGGCAGTAAGGTTTATTGGAGAAATTAAACAAATAATTAAGTAA
- a CDS encoding aminotransferase class V-fold PLP-dependent enzyme: MSLEKYFNQFRENIVGINQTFLSPYGEQKMVYTDWTASGRLYGPIEDKLVNKFGPFVANTHTETSTSGAAMTLAYHKARNIIKQHVNANNNDVLISAGSGMTGVVNKFQRILGLKICDSLKEYTNVPDELKPIVFISHMEHHSNQTSWLETIADVEIVPCNEEGLLCLKNFEKSIKKHEHRKLKIVSITSCSNVTGIETAYHKVAKLIHKYNGLCFVDFACCAPYVAIDMHPKEEDEYLDAIFFSPHKFLGGPGSSGVLIFNKKLYKNIVPDNPGGGTVSYTNPWGGHDYFDDVETREDGGTPAFLQTIKIALAIQLKEKMGVENIRKREEEINKIIFKTLESLPDVNILAPDHKERLSIFSFYFKKYHFNLVVKLLNDRFGIQTRGGCSCAGTYGHFLLNVDQETSNRIKNEILHGCNTEKPGWVRLSIHPTISSEELEFICKSLKELSENIEEWSTDYEYNSIKNDYTHKTVKSIEKDLVDSWFQL, from the coding sequence ATGAGTTTAGAAAAATATTTTAATCAATTTAGAGAAAATATAGTTGGTATAAATCAAACATTTTTATCTCCTTATGGAGAGCAAAAAATGGTTTATACAGATTGGACAGCAAGTGGAAGATTATATGGACCAATTGAAGATAAATTAGTAAATAAATTCGGCCCTTTTGTTGCAAATACACATACAGAAACGTCAACTTCTGGAGCTGCCATGACACTTGCTTATCATAAAGCTAGAAATATTATTAAACAACATGTTAATGCAAATAACAATGATGTTTTAATTTCTGCTGGTTCAGGAATGACTGGTGTTGTAAATAAGTTTCAGCGTATTCTTGGATTAAAAATTTGTGATAGCTTAAAAGAATACACCAATGTTCCTGATGAATTAAAGCCTATTGTTTTTATTTCTCATATGGAACATCATTCTAACCAAACTTCATGGTTAGAAACCATTGCAGATGTAGAAATTGTTCCCTGTAATGAAGAAGGTTTACTCTGTTTAAAAAACTTTGAAAAGAGTATTAAAAAACATGAACATAGAAAATTAAAAATAGTTTCTATCACTTCTTGTTCTAATGTTACAGGTATAGAAACAGCGTATCATAAAGTTGCAAAATTAATTCATAAATATAATGGTTTGTGTTTTGTAGATTTTGCTTGTTGCGCTCCTTATGTAGCTATTGATATGCACCCAAAGGAAGAAGATGAATATTTAGATGCAATTTTCTTTTCTCCACATAAATTTTTAGGAGGACCAGGTAGTTCTGGAGTGTTAATTTTTAATAAGAAATTATACAAAAATATTGTACCAGATAATCCTGGAGGAGGAACTGTAAGTTACACAAACCCTTGGGGTGGACATGATTATTTTGATGATGTTGAAACTAGAGAGGATGGAGGAACTCCTGCTTTTTTACAGACCATAAAAATTGCTTTAGCTATTCAGTTAAAAGAGAAAATGGGTGTAGAAAATATCAGAAAAAGAGAAGAAGAAATAAATAAAATAATATTTAAAACACTAGAAAGTTTACCAGATGTAAATATTTTAGCTCCAGATCATAAAGAAAGATTAAGTATTTTTTCTTTCTATTTTAAAAAATATCATTTTAATTTAGTTGTAAAATTATTAAATGATCGATTTGGAATTCAAACAAGAGGAGGATGTTCTTGTGCAGGAACTTATGGTCACTTTTTATTAAATGTAGATCAAGAAACTTCAAATAGAATAAAAAATGAAATCTTACATGGTTGCAATACAGAAAAACCAGGTTGGGTTCGTTTATCAATTCATCCAACAATTAGTTCTGAAGAATTAGAATTTATTTGTAAATCGCTAAAAGAATTATCAGAAAATATAGAAGAATGGTCTACTGATTATGAATATAATTCTATAAAGAATGATTATACTCATAAAACAGTAAAGTCAATAGAAAAAGACTTGGTAGATTCTTGGTTTCAACTGTAA
- a CDS encoding lysophospholipid acyltransferase family protein: MAFVVFALTYPFIWIFSRLPMRILYIKSDFFYFLIYYVFGYRKKVVFDNLKLSFPEKSDEELKLISKKFFKHFTDLFMESVKAFSISEKEILKRYKYRNPELVNEFAKQGRNIALVGAHQANWEWSISLSLVLDLPVYGAYTKLNNKYFEKAVRESREKFGINGYKTSDTVRGMQQNFNNKKQGAYILLSDQSPQPHKTYYWKEFFGIKVPIHTGAEMLSKRFDLVVINYVTRKIKRGYYETEFQLITDKPKEFDNYKITDQYLTLTEENIKMQPELYLWSHKRFKHRDKVPKEFQ; the protein is encoded by the coding sequence ATGGCATTTGTAGTTTTCGCGCTTACCTATCCCTTTATCTGGATATTTTCTAGACTTCCAATGAGGATTTTATATATAAAATCTGACTTTTTTTATTTCTTAATCTACTACGTATTTGGATATAGAAAAAAAGTTGTCTTTGATAATTTAAAACTTTCTTTTCCAGAAAAATCTGATGAAGAGCTAAAACTAATTTCTAAGAAATTTTTTAAACATTTTACAGATTTATTTATGGAAAGTGTAAAAGCTTTTTCTATCTCTGAAAAAGAAATTTTAAAACGTTATAAATACAGAAACCCAGAACTGGTTAATGAGTTTGCTAAGCAAGGAAGAAATATTGCTTTAGTTGGAGCACATCAAGCAAATTGGGAATGGTCTATAAGTTTATCTTTAGTATTAGATTTACCAGTTTATGGCGCTTATACAAAACTAAATAACAAGTATTTTGAAAAGGCTGTTAGAGAATCTAGAGAAAAATTCGGAATAAATGGTTATAAAACTTCAGATACTGTTAGAGGTATGCAGCAAAATTTTAACAATAAAAAACAAGGAGCCTATATTTTATTAAGTGACCAATCTCCACAACCTCATAAAACGTATTATTGGAAAGAGTTTTTTGGCATAAAAGTTCCTATTCATACTGGTGCAGAAATGTTATCTAAAAGGTTTGATTTAGTTGTTATTAACTATGTAACCAGAAAAATTAAAAGAGGCTATTATGAAACAGAATTTCAGCTAATAACAGATAAGCCCAAAGAGTTTGATAACTATAAAATAACTGACCAATATTTGACCCTCACAGAAGAAAATATAAAAATGCAACCAGAACTGTATTTATGGTCTCATAAGCGTTTTAAGCACAGAGACAAAGTGCCAAAAGAGTTTCAATAA
- a CDS encoding rhomboid family intramembrane serine protease, with product MIENINQAVLIIIIANVLVSMKGFNDYSFLDTYKFQVSKILSGEKLRAITSGFLHVDWMHLGFNMYALYLFGNIVASILGIPDFLIIYFGSLLAGSLFTLYYHKKEPYYSSVGASGAVSGIIYASILLYPEMELYLFFIPIPIPGYIFGVGYLLYSIYGMKKQLGNVGHAAHLGGAMGGFIFTLLLNPMVFSNNKMLVIILAIPIILLLLFGDKLKSI from the coding sequence ATGATAGAAAATATTAATCAAGCAGTTTTAATAATAATTATAGCCAATGTATTGGTTTCTATGAAAGGGTTTAATGATTATTCTTTTTTGGATACCTATAAGTTTCAAGTAAGTAAAATTTTATCAGGGGAAAAGTTAAGAGCAATTACCTCTGGTTTTTTACATGTAGATTGGATGCATCTTGGTTTTAATATGTATGCTTTATATTTATTTGGAAATATTGTTGCTTCAATTTTAGGGATTCCAGATTTTTTAATCATCTATTTTGGAAGCTTATTAGCAGGTAGTTTGTTTACTTTATATTACCATAAAAAAGAACCTTATTATAGTTCTGTAGGAGCTTCAGGGGCCGTTTCAGGTATTATTTATGCTTCTATTTTATTATATCCAGAAATGGAGCTTTATCTCTTTTTTATTCCAATACCTATTCCTGGTTATATTTTTGGTGTAGGGTATTTACTATATTCTATTTATGGTATGAAAAAGCAATTAGGAAACGTTGGTCATGCAGCCCATTTAGGAGGAGCAATGGGCGGTTTTATATTTACATTATTATTAAACCCAATGGTATTTTCTAATAATAAAATGTTGGTTATAATTTTAGCAATACCCATTATTTTATTACTGCTTTTTGGCGATAAATTGAAAAGTATATAA
- a CDS encoding GNAT family N-acetyltransferase: protein MTTTIQLIKKEEILSIIPLLSELNQKTPKDLLEKRVLEMSEHTNYECVGMFVDGTLVGITGLWYTTRHYIGKSAEPDHVIIDDNFRGQNLGKQFFRWIDKHVKNNGCEAIELNAYLSNPKSHKFYYNEGYNIYGFHFLKVLRDDEKFY from the coding sequence ATGACAACTACAATTCAGCTTATAAAAAAAGAAGAAATACTTTCTATAATTCCTCTTTTATCAGAATTAAATCAAAAAACACCAAAGGATTTACTTGAAAAACGTGTTCTAGAAATGTCTGAACACACAAATTATGAATGTGTAGGCATGTTTGTTGATGGCACCTTAGTTGGCATTACTGGTCTTTGGTATACAACAAGACATTATATTGGAAAATCTGCAGAGCCAGATCATGTAATTATAGATGATAATTTTCGCGGACAAAACCTTGGTAAACAATTTTTTAGATGGATTGATAAACATGTAAAAAATAATGGTTGCGAAGCAATTGAACTAAATGCATATCTGAGCAACCCAAAATCTCATAAATTTTATTATAATGAAGGCTATAATATTTACGGATTTCACTTTTTAAAAGTGCTAAGAGATGATGAAAAATTTTATTAA